The sequence below is a genomic window from Ischnura elegans chromosome 2, ioIscEleg1.1, whole genome shotgun sequence.
CAACCCAACATCCAGTTTTATATGATGGCAACATGATAGGCAGATAAACATCTAGTACTAGCCTGAGGAAATCAAAAAGTTTTTCCCAATAGCTTCTACcctttgtaaatgaaaaattttaccttcTGATTGATTGATTATCCCACCTCCAAACTCGTAAGGAAGTTGTCTTATTGCCTTTCCACTGTCTGTACTCGTGCTTTATTAGTACTTGGCAATAAAAAACTGAACATGAACAAATTCAGGAAAACCACTACACTAGAACCAAATCCACTGGAGGGCAATCCCTTTAGAGGATGCATTAGGCTTGGCTTTTGTCTTTACGGTTGCACCCTTTAGATTGGCTTGGGGTTGCAACCTTTACAACCTTCACAACAAGATTCACAACTGAATCTATTTCATCTAATTTAACACCAAATGCCATCACTatactttcaaaatttcctctGAAGTATATGACAGACTCTTTTCAAATGTACCTCCCCATAAACGTATTTTGATTGTTTTATGATATATGAAGGCTACACCTTACTTCACCTTGAACTTTTGAGACAATGGGGATGCCACTGAATGACAGGTATcaagttttaaaatcaaactgtATGATTCAAAAGagttgaaaatagtattttttcgaagaaaaaatatctttcacaaACCTCGACACTTGGTTCACAATGGAATGCCGTTCTTCGGCTACAGATGTCTCCTCAATATTAAGAGCTTCCTCTAAAAATTCACGCAGAAGTGTTGAtgttgaatcttccccaggatcGACCATTCCACCAGGTATTGCCCACTCTCCACAGTCTTTCCTTTTTATTGCAACGAACTGCAGAATGGGCATTGATGTTTTGGGATGAGTAACCATTTTTGAAGAccctaaacattattttttccattaaaaatcaatttatatgTTTAAGTCTATCATGACTAAATATAATTAGAATTCCTGTACAAACCACTTTCATCTTTCTCTGTCTTCCATCGTGTAACAATAGGATCAGCAGCATGATTAGGTCCCCATCTACCCAAGCATCCTCTCCCTTGAACTCCAGTTCGACCACAAGGGTTCCGAGGTTTATTGTTATGCACTTCATAATCTCCTATGTGACTTTTTCTATTAACATTACCATCAGGGGAATTCCATTTAGGACAAACACCGGCCATGTCTTCTGGATCCGCCCAACTCGGCAGCTGGTCACCTTCACCAGACAATCATTTAGGAACAGAGCAATAAACAATTTTGTTTGAGATCTAGAATGCTACATACCGGTTCCCAAGAGATGTGGCGCTGTATATGTGACAGGATTGTATTCCGGCCATTCTATATTCCATGGAACTTTATCATCGGGAACTGCTGTCCGAATCACGGCATTATCCGTCCGTGGATAAAATTTTCCTCGACATTTGATATGAGTCATCACTTTCAATAAATTATGGCCAAGCTTTATGGCCATATGATCTGAAGCGTGAAATAGATTTCgaactaaaatataaataagttcTTTCTGAATTCAAATACCGGATGCAAGCGCTAACATTTCATAACATTATGCCCTCGAACACCCAACCATAAACAAAGTTACCGCCTCAGAAGGGTTCACGAGTTATATTCAGCTCAAAGTTTACTTTCTGCTCACTGACATTCACTTGCACAGCTGCATAGGCCTTCTT
It includes:
- the LOC124154315 gene encoding ADP-ribose pyrophosphatase, mitochondrial isoform X2; translated protein: MAIKLGHNLLKVMTHIKCRGKFYPRTDNAVIRTAVPDDKVPWNIEWPEYNPVTYTAPHLLGTGDQLPSWADPEDMAGVCPKWNSPDGNVNRKSHIGDYEVHNNKPRNPCGRTGVQGRGCLGRWGPNHAADPIVTRWKTEKDESGSSKMVTHPKTSMPILQFVAIKRKDCGEWAIPGGMVDPGEDSTSTLLREFLEEALNIEETSVAEERHSIVNQVSRFFRDIAIRQLIHSGYVDDPRNTDNAWMETMAVNFHQPSEIADSCLPSLNAGSDAAEAVWVDICSSNSLYASHSDFLKAVTMLRGAHW
- the LOC124154315 gene encoding ADP-ribose pyrophosphatase, mitochondrial isoform X1, whose product is MKYHMAIKLGHNLLKVMTHIKCRGKFYPRTDNAVIRTAVPDDKVPWNIEWPEYNPVTYTAPHLLGTGDQLPSWADPEDMAGVCPKWNSPDGNVNRKSHIGDYEVHNNKPRNPCGRTGVQGRGCLGRWGPNHAADPIVTRWKTEKDESGSSKMVTHPKTSMPILQFVAIKRKDCGEWAIPGGMVDPGEDSTSTLLREFLEEALNIEETSVAEERHSIVNQVSRFFRDIAIRQLIHSGYVDDPRNTDNAWMETMAVNFHQPSEIADSCLPSLNAGSDAAEAVWVDICSSNSLYASHSDFLKAVTMLRGAHW